AGGCTTTGAGCATATGACTTCTCTTTTGTACTCATTGACACTTTTCTTCCATGGTGTAACTGTATACGTGCAGGAACAAGATATATACAGCATTCTGTTTTCCATTGGGAAGAATCATGGGAGCTTTTCAGCCAATGTAGCTAAACATTTAGCCAAAGAGGTGTTTCTCAATTGCTTATTTCCAGCTGTATTTACGTGTTAgcgatctactccctccgtcacatattaagtgactcaaatttgtctaaatatggatgtatctatatactaaaatacgtatAAATACATGTATATTTCGGCACTGAATATgtgacggaaggagtatacaAAATGGCAGTCTTCACTTTCAGCCAAAagatgctctttttttttccgcacTGGCTCTTTTTTGCTTGTGCGGTCTACAGTCTACTCCGTATTAAAATTTAGTGTTTGAATAAATGTTTACCCTACTTGTTAGTTAACTTGGATCGTGCCGTAACTAACCATTCAGTATTCTCTCAAGTTTCTATCTTTGTGTTCTTTTCACtcccatttttttcttcagcaATTAGTAGTGATTTTAAGGTAATTAGGCTGCATAATAGCTCTATTAGATGGTTTAACTTATGCCTTGGCAGCTTTGCCCCCTCTTTTCCTCCCTCCAAGCTCCAGCACTGACTGAGTAGTAGTCAttgcctgttttttttttccttttcttcaattTATAAATTGccatatttgttttctcattTTTGTTATTCTTAACATACAAGGACTTTggacttcaattttttttatactccctccgatccataataagtgtctcagatttagtacaactttgtagaaagttgtactaaatctgagagaaagttgtactaaatctgagacacttattatggatcggaagggaGTACATGAGTAGCATATATTGAGAAGTAAATctaaatttttcttttggaataATTCCTCTTGATTTGATggccaaacaaaaaacaaccGCTTGAGTGGACCACAAAGGGTGATTGCATAGAATGTTGCCTTTGTTATGCTATTTAGCGGCAACTGTCTAATAAGGCTGTCCTGCCCTGCATGATCTTTTTTTCCATGTGTATTATGAGCTTCTGTGCTTATACTCATCTACCACATTGAGTATAGCAACATTTTCTTTGTAGTTCTTTGATCAAGTTTTTTGTCCCTGAATATTACATTTCCTGTGACACAGATCAGTACAGCACCCAATGGAGAGCTAATCTTGGATAAACATAGGATCCAGGCATTGTTAATAGTGTCTATCTCGGCACCTGTTTCTGCTGATAAACACAAGAAATTAGATATACCTTCGGTTATATTTTCACATGCAATTCCCTTACTTGGGAGGATCTCATCTGCATTAGGAGAAGATATTATAAAAGACTTATCCTACTTGTGTCATCCAAGTGGGATGCCTTTTGCAGAGAAAGGGTTAATGTCTGGAGAAGGTGGAAGATCTGAGTTCTGGAGTGTTGAAACTATGAGGGGGACTCATGCTCTGATAGAAAAAACCAGAAAGGAAACTAATTGCTCAGATGAAGTGCTGATAATGGGATCGATGAGGCTGATGCTAGAAACAGTTGAAGAAACCTGGGCCATGAGAGAATCATGTGGTATAGAAGAAATTCGAACTATTCTGAGGTATCTATTACTCTATTCCTTTCTTTGACATGCAGACAATATCTGTTACAGTATTCTGTTAATACTTAAGGATTTCTGATTTTCTTGGTTGCAGAACATGCAAAGAAGAAGTCAAGGTATTTGCTATTAAGTCTTCTGGGTCAACTGGTGCATTCTTGAGCTTTCTATGTGACTATCTTGATGCCATACGATGCATTGTTGAAATACGGCAGTTGATTCAATTGGAGAATTCTTATGCTATTGGCCCTACTTCACTTGATATTTTGCTAGAGAAGTTAGATACATATGTGAGAAGGATGAAATGTTGTTACACTGGATTGAACAGAGAACTGGAGGTTCAAGTTTTGGAGCTTGTTCTCTTAGCTAATTTGTTTAGACTCTCAAAGTTTGGAGTATGTTCAAAATTAATGCTGGATAAGTTGCATTGGATAATCAACCAGTTAGATGGTCTATGTGCTGATGGATCCTGCGAGTTTTCTGACTTCAGCAACACAGTTAAGCAAACATTTGATGCCAATGTTATTGACGGTACTCTTGTTGTGGATATTTGCAATTTTCTTAAAATCTTCCGTCTAAAACCAGCAAAAGATTTTGGAATGCTTAATGCTGCAAGTGCCGTGTTGCAAGTCTTGGGTAATAATTCTGAAAATCCGTTACCATACATTTGTGGATTACCTGTGGGTGTAAGCTTTGACATATCTCTATCAAATATCTCTGGTCATGATAGAATCTGGATCCGCATGAATTCTGGTCAGTCAATCCAACATGCCTTCTTAGAGTTATCCTGTTTTGAAGGCAATGATGAGGTCAAGAGCTGCTCTACAGTAATTCCTTTCTATGCTACTCCATTGGCGTGTTCATTTGTTCTGAGGGTATGTTTGGTAATTGAATGCCCATCTGGAAGTATCTGCACACACTATGAAGAACATGGAGGGCCAAGAGATAGTGTAGTCCAACTCTGTGATGAATTAAATGTATACCTTGTTAGTACTGATACAGAGTGCAAGAATTAAATGCTCCAGGCTTTTTATTCTTCAGCATTCTCTTTGATTGAGGTTACAGTTGACTTCTAACATCAAAGTGTGGTCAGGTCATATGAAAATGACTGGTTTGATCATgcaaaaatactccctctgatccgaATTTGTTGATGCAGGCACTTCACAATAACTCCCTCCCTCCAGCCGGCCGTCGCGTCAAGCTTTtcggatcagagggagtagttaagaATACTATTAACGAGAAGTCCCATGTAATGCATTTCATTATCAGATTAATCTGGTTAGTTTTCTTTATGAATGGTTAATTTCTTACGGCATGTGACCTGAAACTGTTGTCCGATAACTGACACTGATTCTTGGAACACTTAATGAAGAATTCTGCTCTACCAAGATTTttgtagcagtagcagtaaGCAAGAACAAACAGTTCCACTACCAATTGAAACATGTTCCTGCTCAAGGTATGTGTGCATCCTGCTGCGTATGTGATTACTGTTATGTTGTTGTTAAGATGTGTATGATATGTGATCTGATGTGCTTTTGATATACGAAGTGTCTCGTGAGTTTTTTGTCTGTTTAGTTGGGTCATTTTTCCTATGAGAAGAAGAATCTGATGTACTCCCGTGTCGCTAAATGaacgacacttaatatgagacggagggagtagttggcaTTGGAGCTGTCATTTGGCCTCTACGGAATACATCAAATGCGGCTTGGCTTGTTCCCGTTTATTGGttattttttcatttctctgttttgttgggaagattttttatttgtcGTTAGCTGGAT
This is a stretch of genomic DNA from Brachypodium distachyon strain Bd21 chromosome 1, Brachypodium_distachyon_v3.0, whole genome shotgun sequence. It encodes these proteins:
- the LOC100822925 gene encoding protein SIEL isoform X3: MDGSLASSDPGPSFAKPPGSSGDSGPCASRSSGPGPEVEVRALVSMAGGLYPLARAEALRGLAAVVEKVGTSGGAVECCYGCAVELLRDEDQSIRLAAVRLIGLCAEKFAGREEVSGIGNGDQMDLIFLQLSSTARDMCMQVRIEAFNGLAKMQRVSEGVLLQSLSKKVIRTDTGSGSICKANKLPPKLIFPCAAGIFAHGIEDEFYQVRIAACKTLGALAKFSGQYAQKALDLLMDMMNDDTEAVRLQTLQTLFNMATYGYLSVQEKHMHMFLATLIDANAIVRNAARKILGLVNLPKLQMFRSALDGLITSLEKNPEEQDIYSILFSIGKNHGSFSANVAKHLAKEISTAPNGELILDKHRIQALLIVSISAPVSADKHKKLDIPSVIFSHAIPLLGRISSALGEDIIKDLSYLCHPSGMPFAEKGLMSGEGGRSEFWSVETMRGTHALIEKTRKETNCSDEVLIMGSMRLMLETVEETWAMRESCGIEEIRTILRTCKEEVKVFAIKSSGSTGAFLSFLCDYLDAIRCIVEIRQLIQLENSYAIGPTSLDILLEKLDTYVRRMKCCYTGLNRELEVQVLELVLLANLFRLSKFGVCSKLMLDKLHWIINQLDGLCADGSCEFSDFSNTALHNNSLPPAGRRVKLFGSEGVVKNTINEKSHVMHFIIRLI
- the LOC100822925 gene encoding protein SIEL isoform X2, with translation MDGSLASSDPGPSFAKPPGSSGDSGPCASRSSGPGPEVEVRALVSMAGGLYPLARAEALRGLAAVVEKVGTSGGAVECCYGCAVELLRDEDQSIRLAAVRLIGLCAEKFAGREEVSGIGNGDQMDLIFLQLSSTARDMCMQVRIEAFNGLAKMQRVSEGVLLQSLSKKVIRTDTGSGSICKANKLPPKLIFPCAAGIFAHGIEDEFYQVRIAACKTLGALAKFSGQYAQKALDLLMDMMNDDTEAVRLQTLQTLFNMATYGYLSVQEKHMHMFLATLIDANAIVRNAARKILGLVNLPKLQMFRSALDGLITSLEKNPEEQDIYSILFSIGKNHGSFSANVAKHLAKEISTAPNGELILDKHRIQALLIVSISAPVSADKHKKLDIPSVIFSHAIPLLGRISSALGEDIIKDLSYLCHPSGMPFAEKGLMSGEGGRSEFWSVETMRGTHALIEKTRKETNCSDEVLIMGSMRLMLETVEETWAMRESCGIEEIRTILRTCKEEVKVFAIKSSGSTGAFLSFLCDYLDAIRCIVEIRQLIQLENSYAIGPTSLDILLEKLDTYVRRMKCCYTGLNRELEVQVLELVLLANLFRLSKFGVCSKLMLDKLHWIINQLDGLCADGSCEFSDFSNTALHNNSLPPAGRRVKLFGSEGVVKNTINEKSHVMHFIIRLIWLVFFMNG
- the LOC100822925 gene encoding protein SIEL isoform X1, which translates into the protein MDGSLASSDPGPSFAKPPGSSGDSGPCASRSSGPGPEVEVRALVSMAGGLYPLARAEALRGLAAVVEKVGTSGGAVECCYGCAVELLRDEDQSIRLAAVRLIGLCAEKFAGREEVSGIGNGDQMDLIFLQLSSTARDMCMQVRIEAFNGLAKMQRVSEGVLLQSLSKKVIRTDTGSGSICKANKLPPKLIFPCAAGIFAHGIEDEFYQVRIAACKTLGALAKFSGQYAQKALDLLMDMMNDDTEAVRLQTLQTLFNMATYGYLSVQEKHMHMFLATLIDANAIVRNAARKILGLVNLPKLQMFRSALDGLITSLEKNPEEQDIYSILFSIGKNHGSFSANVAKHLAKEISTAPNGELILDKHRIQALLIVSISAPVSADKHKKLDIPSVIFSHAIPLLGRISSALGEDIIKDLSYLCHPSGMPFAEKGLMSGEGGRSEFWSVETMRGTHALIEKTRKETNCSDEVLIMGSMRLMLETVEETWAMRESCGIEEIRTILRTCKEEVKVFAIKSSGSTGAFLSFLCDYLDAIRCIVEIRQLIQLENSYAIGPTSLDILLEKLDTYVRRMKCCYTGLNRELEVQVLELVLLANLFRLSKFGVCSKLMLDKLHWIINQLDGLCADGSCEFSDFSNTVKQTFDANVIDGTLVVDICNFLKIFRLKPAKDFGMLNAASAVLQVLGNNSENPLPYICGLPVGVSFDISLSNISGHDRIWIRMNSGQSIQHAFLELSCFEGNDEVKSCSTVIPFYATPLACSFVLRVCLVIECPSGSICTHYEEHGGPRDSVVQLCDELNVYLVSTDTECKN